Proteins from one Oscillatoria nigro-viridis PCC 7112 genomic window:
- the rplF gene encoding 50S ribosomal protein L6, whose product MSRIGKRPISIPNKVTITLDGQKVAVKGPKGELSRVIPAEIVMGIEGETLLVTRRDESRVARQLHGLCRTLVANMVEGVSQGFQRRLEIIGTGYRAQVQGRNLILNVGYSKPVEMPPPEGITMAVEGNTNVIVSGIDKELVGNTAARIRAVRPPEVYKGKGIRYSGEVIRRKAGKTGKTGKK is encoded by the coding sequence ATGTCGCGAATTGGCAAGCGTCCGATTAGCATTCCCAATAAAGTCACCATCACCCTAGACGGTCAAAAAGTAGCCGTCAAAGGCCCTAAAGGTGAACTTTCCCGAGTGATCCCAGCCGAAATCGTCATGGGAATTGAAGGCGAGACTTTACTCGTTACCCGCCGAGACGAATCTCGCGTCGCCCGACAACTGCACGGCTTGTGCCGCACCCTAGTCGCCAACATGGTCGAAGGTGTATCCCAAGGTTTTCAGCGGCGTCTCGAAATTATCGGCACAGGTTATCGGGCACAGGTTCAAGGACGGAACCTGATTTTAAACGTCGGTTACAGCAAACCCGTTGAAATGCCCCCTCCAGAAGGCATCACAATGGCAGTTGAAGGCAACACCAACGTCATTGTCTCCGGCATTGACAAAGAACTCGTAGGCAATACAGCAGCCCGCATCCGCGCGGTGCGTCCGCCCGAAGTCTATAAGGGCAAAGGCATTCGCTACAGCGGCGAAGTCATCCGGCGCAAAGCTGGTAAAACAGGCAAAACAGGTAAGAAGTAA
- the rpsH gene encoding 30S ribosomal protein S8: MAANDTIADMLTRIRNSCMARHQTTQIPATKMTRSIAQVLKSEGFIGEFEEAEAEGIKRHLVLSLKYKGKTRKPIITALKRVSKPGLRVYSNRKELPRVLGGIGIAIISTSSGIMTDREARRQGLGGEVLCYVW; the protein is encoded by the coding sequence ATGGCAGCTAACGATACCATAGCAGATATGTTGACGCGCATTCGCAATTCTTGCATGGCGCGCCACCAAACAACCCAAATTCCAGCTACAAAAATGACCCGCAGCATCGCCCAAGTCCTCAAAAGTGAAGGCTTCATCGGCGAATTTGAAGAAGCAGAAGCAGAAGGGATCAAGCGACATTTAGTGCTTTCTCTAAAGTACAAAGGTAAAACTCGCAAGCCCATTATCACGGCACTTAAGCGAGTCAGCAAACCAGGACTGCGCGTTTACTCGAACCGTAAAGAATTGCCCAGAGTGTTAGGCGGAATTGGCATAGCCATTATTTCTACCTCCAGCGGCATTATGACCGATCGAGAAGCCCGACGCCAAGGTTTGGGCGGTGAAGTGCTTTGTTATGTTTGGTAG
- the rplO gene encoding 50S ribosomal protein L15 — protein sequence MRLQDARPKAGSQKRPRRLGRGISAGQGASSGKGMRGQKSRAGSGTRPGFEGGQNPLYRRLPKLKSFPLVNRKEYTTINVSKLASLAANTEVTLTSLIQAKIVTTDDGPLKILGDGELNVPLQVRASAFTAGARTKIEAAGGSCELVA from the coding sequence ATGAGATTGCAAGACGCCCGACCCAAAGCAGGCTCCCAAAAGCGCCCCCGACGCTTGGGCAGAGGTATTTCTGCCGGTCAAGGCGCGAGCTCCGGCAAAGGGATGCGCGGTCAAAAATCTAGAGCCGGTAGCGGCACTAGACCCGGTTTTGAAGGTGGTCAAAATCCTCTCTACCGCCGTCTCCCCAAGTTGAAAAGCTTCCCTCTAGTGAACCGGAAAGAGTACACTACCATTAATGTAAGTAAATTAGCATCGCTGGCAGCAAACACAGAAGTTACTCTCACCTCTTTGATCCAAGCAAAAATTGTCACCACAGACGACGGGCCGCTGAAAATCTTAGGAGATGGTGAACTGAATGTACCTTTGCAAGTGCGCGCCTCGGCTTTTACCGCAGGTGCTCGCACCAAAATAGAAGCTGCAGGCGGAAGTTGCGAATTAGTTGCGTGA
- the rplR gene encoding 50S ribosomal protein L18 has product MKLTRKESVQRRHRRVRRKVFGTSERPRLAVFRSEQHIYAQVIDDTAQHTLAAASTLDPELKSTLSSGANCSASVQVGQLIAKRCSSAGIVKVVFDRGGNLYHGRVKALAEAAREAGLDF; this is encoded by the coding sequence ATGAAGCTTACTCGCAAAGAATCAGTCCAGCGCAGACACCGCCGCGTTCGGCGCAAGGTGTTCGGCACCTCCGAACGTCCCAGACTAGCGGTATTTCGCTCGGAGCAGCACATCTACGCCCAAGTAATCGACGACACCGCCCAGCACACTTTGGCCGCCGCGTCAACCCTCGATCCCGAATTGAAGTCAACTCTCAGTTCTGGTGCCAACTGCTCCGCGAGCGTGCAAGTCGGTCAGTTGATTGCCAAACGCTGTTCCAGCGCTGGCATAGTCAAAGTCGTATTCGATCGGGGGGGCAACCTCTATCACGGTCGTGTCAAAGCCCTTGCAGAAGCAGCTCGCGAAGCGGGGTTAGACTTCTAG
- the rpsE gene encoding 30S ribosomal protein S5 — protein sequence MAEQKEQRTKKKSSSNKTREKESEWQERVVQIRRVTKVVKGGKKLSFRAIVIIGNERGQVGVGVGKASDVIGAVKKGVADGKKHLIEVPLTKSNSIPHPINGDGGGAKVMMRPAAPGTGVIAGGAVRTVLELAGVRNILAKQLGSGNPLNNARAAVNALSTLRTLSEVAQERGIPVENLYG from the coding sequence ATGGCAGAACAAAAAGAACAGCGCACCAAGAAAAAAAGCAGCAGCAACAAAACGCGCGAAAAAGAATCCGAATGGCAAGAACGGGTCGTTCAGATCCGGCGCGTTACTAAAGTAGTCAAAGGTGGTAAAAAACTCAGCTTCCGCGCCATAGTCATTATCGGCAACGAACGCGGTCAAGTTGGAGTAGGAGTCGGCAAAGCTAGCGACGTAATCGGTGCCGTTAAAAAAGGCGTCGCTGACGGCAAAAAGCACCTCATTGAAGTTCCCCTCACCAAATCTAACTCCATCCCTCACCCCATCAACGGTGACGGTGGCGGAGCTAAAGTCATGATGCGGCCGGCAGCTCCCGGAACCGGGGTAATTGCAGGGGGAGCAGTGCGAACAGTTCTCGAACTAGCAGGAGTCCGCAACATCTTAGCCAAACAGCTAGGTTCTGGAAATCCCTTAAACAACGCCCGAGCCGCAGTCAATGCCCTCTCCACCCTCCGCACCTTGTCCGAAGTTGCTCAAGAACGCGGAATTCCAGTAGAAAACCTCTACGGTTAG
- the secY gene encoding preprotein translocase subunit SecY has product MDVSREKAPTAQETFMQMAQAAGLRGRILVTIGLLILVRLGVHLPVPGIDRVAFAQNVQNSPLIGFLDLFSGGGLSALGIFALGILPYINASIIVQLLTAALPSLEDLQKNEGEAGRRKISQITRYVSLGWAILQSIGIAIWVSPFAQSPAPLFIAQTALALTAGSMFVMWVSELVTERGIGNGASLLIFINIVSVLPRSLGQTFELAQSGDTQVVGRVVVLLLVFLVTIVGIVFVQEGTRRIPIISARRQVGRKVYRESRSYLPLRLNQGGVMPIIFASSVLIVPSFLAQSLNNPFLVQVANVLSPNGPAPWAYALFYLTLILFFSYFYASLIVNPVDMSQNLKKMGASIPGIRPGQKTSDYVEKVLNRLTFLGAIFLGLVAIVPTAVESAIGVQTFRGFGATSLLILVGVAIETAKQIQTYVISQRYEGMVK; this is encoded by the coding sequence ATGGACGTTAGTAGAGAGAAAGCGCCAACTGCACAAGAGACGTTCATGCAGATGGCTCAAGCTGCTGGTTTGCGAGGCCGCATCCTTGTAACCATTGGCTTACTGATTTTAGTACGCCTGGGTGTCCACTTGCCAGTCCCCGGAATCGATCGAGTCGCCTTTGCCCAAAACGTCCAAAATAGCCCTTTAATTGGCTTTCTGGATTTGTTCTCAGGAGGCGGGCTGTCAGCTTTGGGGATTTTCGCGTTGGGGATTTTGCCCTACATTAATGCTTCAATTATTGTGCAACTTCTAACTGCGGCTCTGCCAAGTTTAGAAGACTTGCAGAAAAATGAAGGGGAAGCAGGGCGGCGCAAGATTTCTCAAATTACTCGCTACGTTTCTTTGGGCTGGGCAATTCTGCAAAGTATAGGCATTGCGATTTGGGTCAGCCCTTTTGCTCAATCTCCAGCGCCTTTATTCATAGCACAAACTGCTTTGGCTCTGACGGCAGGGTCGATGTTTGTGATGTGGGTGTCGGAATTGGTGACGGAACGAGGTATCGGAAACGGAGCGTCGCTGCTGATATTTATCAACATTGTGTCGGTTTTGCCGCGATCTTTGGGACAAACTTTTGAATTGGCTCAAAGCGGGGACACGCAAGTAGTCGGCCGCGTAGTCGTTCTGCTGCTGGTGTTTTTGGTGACGATTGTCGGGATTGTGTTTGTTCAGGAAGGTACTCGCCGCATTCCGATTATTTCTGCCCGCCGCCAAGTCGGCCGCAAAGTTTATCGGGAGAGCCGGAGTTATCTGCCCCTTCGCTTGAATCAAGGCGGAGTGATGCCGATTATTTTTGCATCTTCGGTGTTGATTGTACCTTCTTTCCTCGCTCAATCTCTCAATAACCCGTTTTTGGTTCAAGTGGCTAATGTTTTGAGTCCGAACGGCCCTGCCCCTTGGGCTTACGCGCTGTTTTATCTAACTTTGATTCTGTTCTTCAGCTATTTCTACGCTTCGTTGATTGTCAACCCCGTAGATATGTCTCAGAACTTGAAGAAAATGGGCGCCAGCATTCCTGGCATTCGTCCGGGTCAGAAAACGAGTGATTATGTGGAGAAGGTTTTGAACCGTTTGACTTTCTTGGGAGCGATTTTTCTCGGTCTGGTGGCCATTGTACCAACTGCTGTAGAAAGCGCGATCGGCGTGCAAACTTTTAGAGGTTTTGGCGCAACTTCCCTACTGATTCTAGTAGGTGTGGCGATCGAAACTGCTAAGCAAATTCAAACTTACGTCATCTCCCAGCGATATGAAGGAATGGTGAAGTAA
- a CDS encoding adenylate kinase: MQLIFMGPPGAGKGTQAQLLAALWKIPHISTGDILRACVVAKTDLGQKAQSYMDRGELVPDELLMDIVKERMNQPDASAGWILDGFPRTVPQAAFFDKLLSDVGGGASSSGKGCELKAVNLDVPDNVLVARLLSRGRQDDNEQTIRRRLQVYREQTAPLIEFYRNREQLVAVDGDRQMQEVTAELQKALSGDS, translated from the coding sequence ATGCAATTGATTTTTATGGGACCTCCAGGGGCGGGAAAGGGAACTCAGGCTCAGCTCTTAGCCGCTCTCTGGAAAATACCCCACATTTCTACAGGTGATATCCTGCGCGCCTGCGTAGTTGCCAAAACTGACTTGGGTCAAAAGGCACAATCCTACATGGATCGGGGAGAGTTGGTTCCTGACGAGTTATTGATGGATATCGTGAAAGAACGCATGAATCAGCCAGATGCTAGTGCTGGCTGGATTCTCGACGGCTTTCCCCGCACAGTGCCGCAGGCAGCTTTTTTTGACAAACTGCTCTCCGATGTTGGCGGTGGGGCAAGTTCGTCTGGAAAGGGCTGCGAGCTCAAAGCTGTCAATTTGGACGTACCTGACAATGTTTTGGTGGCTCGCCTGCTGTCGCGGGGGCGTCAGGATGACAACGAACAGACGATTCGCCGCCGTTTGCAAGTTTACCGCGAGCAAACAGCACCTTTGATTGAGTTTTACAGAAACCGCGAACAGTTAGTTGCGGTTGATGGCGATCGCCAGATGCAGGAAGTTACCGCAGAACTTCAAAAGGCTCTCTCAGGAGACTCTTGA